From Streptomyces qinzhouensis, one genomic window encodes:
- a CDS encoding glycosyl hydrolase family 18 protein, with translation MRQHRHRRIQVGLLSAALLGGVLGAVPAQAAPAPDKGAVRAAAVPVGQAVHLQNIKNGAQLGITATGGGNIAEARAPQGDNYNQAWALERTPGGTYLLRNSELRNFCLVRDPEPLAGLCNESGAEWDVQQIGDGEYWIKVPGADRYLSSSTEISKSNKVADLKIGTDGDDRGTWFMTPVNWPKQAMPPQDRRTLEHMTYLTAHNAMINSEDGYDTLAPNQPHSMARQLADGVRALMPDVNAKVVGGSIPLCHGGSCGGQVQPGNNLEGMLRTLKTFLDANPSEVVSVFIEDQGSLENADYEQYGLNLVPGVKDLLFVPDDAKVPDALKQGWDVHRNGWPLLKDMIAKNKRLLIFSGETKRESIGFMADQRWRVENHWSMGLGLGNSDWACFSRWGSKPLGARPSGKFRPLFFMNHFRDVPMAPTYTTDNQKMRQRAENVCTTAARRKPNFVAVDQYKDGDLFPQIAQMNTYWYQAQPAPDSGGGQQPDPGTPAGDPFDNGVDRRGPKPAAGVPHSSCRPEGMVPTAGASARYCDVYDKDGREWLGGAGHDRRVVGYFNATRNGTDGRPRYLVKNIPWSRVTHINYAFARIEGNRISVGDEGAASNPATRMTWPGVTGAEMDPGLPYQGHFNQLAKYKKRHPQVKALIAVGGWADTKGFYAMATNADGTVNQAGINTFADSVVDFLGRYGAAFDGVDIDYEYPTAMPDSGNPEDWGVANPRRKGLQAGYNALMKTLREKLDGAGRYYLLTSAASASGHLVRGYDAGQALAYQDYVNVMTYDLHGSWNQYVGPQAPLYDDGRDGELAAAGVYDSVGKPEYGKTGYFNVDWAYHYYRGALQPGRINLGIPYYTRGWRDVQGGTDGLWGTAPLPDQSACQPGTGTRGFCGNGAIGIDNLWHDTSRGREVAAGSNPLWHVRNLQNGRAGDYLRAYGLDPDAPPNRLTGTYQRKYSNALESMWLWNAEKKVFLTAEDEQSIDAKIRYVKDKGIGGVMMWELAGDLGRGPDGSYGMGHELTNRIDDSLRGSGGYITERTDGTVPPDQVVDVGVEFADFPTAEADLWPQQPKLRITNRSTKPLPSGTEIAFDLPTSAPALLKDDNWQELKDTLRPGHTGPNAGGLKGTFHRVTLKLGYCEGIAAGATRDIGLKYFLPVTGPANITLKFGDAVYGSTQDRRRGATTTEPPAGNTGTACQAEAWNAARTYNPAWAPFQLWRTGDGYKIQDVNSSLVLDHPGSWATTHLIESQDGNRNQIWKIAPDGSTGRFRITSDSGGRDQCLGAESRLGELSVKNCDGGAAQSWRFTDDKGAPVAGIPADGKAHGLLAASGQVAEPRNSGNTARTKVVAGDPTGVTRTVVSYGGHWWKAKFWTKGNTPNAADARNPWTRLGPVG, from the coding sequence ATGCGACAACACAGACACAGACGTATACAGGTTGGGCTGCTGAGCGCGGCGCTGCTGGGCGGGGTTCTGGGGGCGGTGCCCGCGCAGGCGGCGCCGGCGCCGGACAAGGGGGCGGTGCGGGCTGCCGCCGTGCCGGTCGGGCAGGCCGTCCATCTGCAGAACATCAAGAACGGCGCCCAGCTGGGGATCACGGCCACCGGTGGCGGCAATATCGCCGAGGCGCGGGCTCCCCAGGGGGACAACTACAACCAGGCGTGGGCGCTGGAGCGGACGCCGGGTGGGACGTATCTGCTGCGCAACAGTGAGCTGCGGAACTTCTGCCTGGTCCGGGATCCGGAACCGCTGGCCGGCCTCTGCAATGAGAGCGGCGCCGAGTGGGACGTCCAGCAGATCGGCGACGGCGAGTACTGGATCAAGGTGCCGGGGGCCGACCGGTATCTGAGCAGTTCGACGGAGATCAGCAAGAGCAACAAGGTCGCCGATCTCAAGATCGGGACGGACGGGGACGACCGGGGGACCTGGTTCATGACCCCCGTCAACTGGCCCAAGCAGGCCATGCCGCCGCAGGACCGGCGGACGCTGGAACACATGACGTACCTGACCGCGCACAACGCGATGATCAACTCGGAGGACGGGTACGACACCCTCGCGCCCAACCAGCCGCATTCGATGGCCCGTCAGCTCGCGGACGGCGTACGGGCGCTGATGCCCGACGTCAACGCGAAGGTGGTCGGCGGGTCCATTCCGCTCTGTCACGGCGGGAGCTGCGGCGGCCAGGTGCAGCCGGGGAACAACCTGGAGGGGATGCTGCGGACGCTGAAGACGTTCCTTGACGCCAACCCCTCCGAGGTCGTGTCCGTCTTCATCGAGGACCAGGGGTCGCTGGAGAACGCGGACTACGAGCAGTACGGGCTGAATCTCGTGCCGGGCGTCAAGGACCTGCTGTTCGTCCCCGACGACGCGAAGGTGCCCGACGCCCTGAAGCAGGGCTGGGACGTCCACCGCAACGGCTGGCCGCTGCTCAAAGACATGATCGCCAAGAACAAGCGGCTGCTGATCTTCTCCGGGGAGACGAAGCGGGAGTCCATCGGCTTTATGGCGGACCAGCGCTGGCGGGTCGAGAACCACTGGTCCATGGGCCTCGGTCTGGGCAACTCCGACTGGGCCTGCTTCTCGCGCTGGGGAAGCAAGCCGCTCGGCGCCCGGCCCTCCGGGAAGTTCCGGCCGCTGTTCTTCATGAACCACTTCCGTGATGTGCCGATGGCACCGACGTACACGACGGACAACCAGAAGATGCGGCAGCGGGCCGAGAACGTGTGCACCACGGCCGCCCGCCGGAAGCCGAACTTCGTCGCCGTCGACCAGTACAAGGACGGCGATCTGTTCCCGCAGATCGCGCAGATGAACACGTACTGGTACCAGGCGCAGCCCGCCCCCGACTCCGGCGGCGGACAGCAGCCCGATCCGGGGACGCCCGCCGGTGACCCCTTTGACAACGGTGTCGACCGACGTGGGCCCAAGCCCGCGGCCGGAGTCCCGCACTCGTCGTGCCGTCCGGAGGGGATGGTTCCGACCGCCGGGGCGTCCGCCCGCTACTGCGACGTATACGACAAGGACGGGCGGGAGTGGCTCGGCGGCGCCGGCCATGACCGGCGGGTCGTCGGCTACTTCAACGCCACTCGCAACGGCACCGACGGCCGGCCCCGCTATCTGGTCAAGAACATCCCCTGGAGCCGGGTCACCCATATCAACTACGCCTTCGCCCGGATCGAGGGAAACCGGATCTCCGTCGGTGACGAGGGTGCGGCGAGTAATCCGGCGACCCGGATGACCTGGCCCGGTGTGACCGGCGCGGAGATGGACCCGGGGCTGCCGTATCAGGGCCACTTCAACCAACTGGCCAAGTACAAGAAGCGGCATCCGCAGGTGAAGGCGCTGATCGCGGTCGGCGGCTGGGCCGACACCAAGGGCTTCTACGCGATGGCCACCAACGCCGACGGCACGGTCAACCAGGCGGGTATCAACACCTTCGCCGACTCGGTCGTCGACTTCCTCGGCCGCTACGGCGCCGCGTTCGACGGCGTCGACATCGACTACGAGTACCCGACGGCCATGCCGGACAGCGGCAACCCGGAGGACTGGGGCGTCGCCAACCCCCGCCGCAAGGGCCTCCAGGCCGGCTACAACGCGCTGATGAAGACCCTGCGGGAGAAGCTCGACGGGGCCGGCCGCTACTACCTGCTGACCTCCGCCGCCTCCGCGTCCGGGCATCTGGTGCGCGGCTACGACGCCGGACAGGCCCTCGCCTACCAGGACTACGTCAATGTGATGACGTACGACCTCCACGGCTCCTGGAACCAGTACGTCGGCCCGCAGGCGCCGCTCTACGACGACGGACGCGACGGTGAACTCGCCGCGGCCGGGGTCTACGACTCCGTCGGCAAACCCGAGTACGGCAAGACCGGCTACTTCAATGTCGACTGGGCGTACCACTACTACCGGGGCGCCCTCCAGCCGGGCCGGATCAACCTCGGCATCCCGTACTACACGCGCGGCTGGCGCGACGTCCAGGGCGGCACCGACGGACTGTGGGGTACCGCCCCGCTGCCCGACCAGAGCGCCTGCCAGCCCGGCACCGGCACCCGCGGGTTCTGCGGAAACGGCGCCATCGGCATCGACAACCTCTGGCACGACACCAGCCGCGGCCGGGAGGTCGCCGCGGGCTCCAACCCGCTCTGGCACGTCCGCAACCTCCAGAACGGCCGCGCCGGGGACTATCTGCGGGCGTACGGGCTCGACCCGGACGCCCCGCCGAACCGCCTCACCGGCACCTACCAGCGCAAGTACAGCAACGCGCTGGAGTCGATGTGGCTGTGGAACGCGGAGAAGAAGGTCTTCCTGACCGCCGAGGACGAACAGAGCATCGACGCCAAGATCCGCTATGTGAAGGACAAGGGCATCGGCGGCGTCATGATGTGGGAACTCGCCGGTGACCTGGGCCGCGGCCCGGACGGCAGCTACGGCATGGGCCATGAGCTCACCAACCGGATCGACGACTCGCTGCGCGGCTCGGGCGGCTACATCACCGAGCGGACCGACGGCACCGTACCGCCCGACCAGGTCGTCGACGTCGGCGTCGAGTTCGCCGACTTCCCGACCGCCGAGGCCGACCTCTGGCCCCAGCAGCCCAAACTGCGGATCACCAACCGCAGCACCAAGCCGCTACCGTCCGGCACCGAGATCGCCTTCGACCTTCCCACCAGCGCCCCGGCGCTGCTGAAGGACGACAACTGGCAGGAGCTGAAGGACACGCTCCGGCCCGGGCACACCGGGCCCAACGCGGGCGGACTGAAGGGCACGTTCCACCGGGTGACGCTGAAACTCGGCTACTGCGAGGGCATCGCGGCGGGCGCCACCCGCGATATCGGCCTCAAGTACTTCCTGCCGGTGACCGGGCCCGCGAACATCACCCTGAAGTTCGGGGACGCGGTGTACGGCTCCACCCAGGACCGCCGCCGCGGCGCCACGACCACCGAACCCCCGGCCGGCAACACCGGAACCGCCTGCCAGGCGGAGGCCTGGAACGCCGCCCGTACCTACAATCCGGCCTGGGCGCCCTTCCAGCTCTGGCGCACCGGGGACGGCTACAAGATCCAGGACGTCAACAGTTCGCTGGTCCTGGACCACCCCGGCTCCTGGGCCACCACCCATCTCATCGAGTCCCAGGACGGCAACCGGAACCAGATCTGGAAGATCGCCCCGGACGGCAGCACCGGCCGCTTCCGGATCACCTCCGACAGCGGCGGCCGGGACCAGTGCCTGGGCGCGGAGAGCAGGCTCGGCGAACTCTCGGTGAAGAACTGCGACGGCGGCGCGGCACAGTCGTGGCGGTTCACCGACGACAAGGGCGCCCCGGTCGCGGGCATCCCGGCCGACGGGAAGGCCCATGGGCTGCTCGCCGCGTCGGGCCAGGTCGCCGAACCGCGCAACAGCGGCAACACCGCCCGTACGAAGGTGGTCGCGGGTGATCCGACGGGTGTGACCCGGACGGTCGTCTCGTACGGCGGCCACTGGTGGAAGGCCAAGTTCTGGACGAAGGGGAATACGCCGAACGCGGCGGACGCCCGTAATCCGTGGACGAGGCTGGGGCCGGTCGGCTAA
- the argS gene encoding arginine--tRNA ligase, with the protein MASVPSLASNVQQRLANALSAALPEAGSADPLLRRSDRADFQANGILALAKRLKGNPRELATKVVDALGTESDEVLREVEVSGPGFLNITLTDAAIIETLAARAADDRLGVALKADPGTTVVDWAQPNVAKEMHVGHLRSAVIGAAMVKILEFTGEKVISRHHIGDWGTQFGMLIQYLEEHPHELDHRQGGEVSGEEAMSSLDRLYKAARAHFDSDEEFKARSRDRVVALQSGDPETLALWQRFVDESKIYFHSVFDKLDMEIADADIVGESGYNDMLAETCRILEESGVAVRSDGALCVFFDDFKGPDGEPTPLIVQKSNGGFGYAATDLSAIRNRVGELKADSLVYVVDVRQSMHFKMVFETARRAGWLTDDVHAFQLAFGTVLGADGKPFKTREGKTVKLEELLDEAVDRATAVVREKAEKVGLGEDEIIENGRYVGIGAIKYADLSTSAVRDYKFDLDQMVSLNGDTSVYLQYAYARIRSILRKAGDARPAAHPELELHPAERALALHVDQFGEVLAEVAGSYEPHKLAAYLYQLASHLTTFYDKCQVLSSENAPELVENRLFLVDLTGRTLRQGMALLGIRTPERL; encoded by the coding sequence ATGGCCTCGGTCCCTTCCCTCGCGTCGAACGTGCAGCAGCGTCTGGCGAACGCCCTCTCGGCAGCCCTGCCGGAGGCCGGTTCCGCCGACCCGCTGCTGCGACGAAGCGACCGGGCCGACTTCCAGGCCAACGGGATCCTGGCGCTCGCCAAGCGGCTCAAGGGCAATCCGCGGGAGCTGGCGACCAAGGTCGTCGACGCCCTGGGTACGGAGAGTGACGAGGTGCTGCGGGAGGTCGAGGTCTCCGGCCCCGGCTTCCTCAACATCACGCTCACGGACGCGGCGATCATCGAGACGCTGGCCGCCCGCGCCGCCGACGACCGGCTCGGGGTCGCGCTCAAGGCCGACCCGGGCACGACCGTCGTCGACTGGGCCCAGCCGAACGTGGCCAAGGAGATGCACGTCGGCCACCTCCGCTCCGCCGTGATCGGCGCCGCGATGGTGAAGATCCTGGAGTTCACCGGCGAGAAGGTGATCAGCCGCCATCACATCGGCGACTGGGGCACCCAGTTCGGCATGCTCATCCAGTATCTGGAGGAGCACCCGCACGAGCTGGACCACCGGCAGGGCGGGGAGGTCTCCGGCGAGGAGGCCATGTCCTCCCTCGACCGGCTCTACAAGGCGGCCCGGGCGCACTTCGACTCCGACGAGGAGTTCAAGGCCCGCTCCCGGGACCGGGTGGTCGCCCTTCAGTCCGGTGACCCCGAGACGCTCGCCCTGTGGCAGCGGTTCGTCGACGAGTCGAAGATCTACTTCCACTCGGTCTTCGACAAGCTCGACATGGAGATCGCGGACGCCGACATCGTCGGCGAGTCCGGGTACAACGACATGCTCGCCGAGACCTGCCGGATCCTGGAGGAGTCCGGGGTCGCGGTCCGCTCCGACGGCGCGCTCTGTGTCTTCTTCGACGACTTCAAGGGCCCGGACGGCGAGCCGACCCCGCTGATCGTCCAGAAGTCCAACGGCGGCTTCGGCTATGCGGCGACCGACCTGTCGGCGATCCGGAACCGGGTCGGCGAGCTGAAGGCCGACAGCCTGGTGTACGTGGTCGACGTCCGTCAGTCGATGCACTTCAAGATGGTCTTCGAGACGGCGCGCCGGGCCGGCTGGCTGACGGACGACGTGCACGCCTTCCAGCTCGCGTTCGGTACGGTCCTCGGCGCCGACGGCAAGCCGTTCAAGACCCGTGAGGGCAAGACGGTCAAGCTGGAGGAGCTCCTCGACGAGGCCGTCGACCGGGCCACGGCCGTGGTCCGCGAGAAGGCGGAGAAGGTCGGGCTCGGCGAGGACGAGATCATCGAGAACGGCCGGTATGTCGGCATCGGCGCGATCAAGTACGCCGATCTGTCGACGTCCGCGGTCCGGGACTACAAGTTCGACCTGGACCAGATGGTGTCGCTCAACGGCGACACGTCGGTCTACCTCCAGTACGCGTACGCCCGGATCCGGTCCATCCTCCGCAAGGCGGGCGACGCCAGGCCGGCCGCGCACCCGGAGCTGGAGCTGCACCCGGCCGAGCGGGCCCTGGCGCTCCATGTCGACCAGTTCGGCGAGGTGCTGGCGGAGGTCGCCGGATCGTACGAGCCGCACAAGCTGGCCGCGTACCTCTACCAGCTCGCGTCCCATCTGACGACGTTCTACGACAAGTGCCAGGTCCTCAGCTCGGAGAACGCCCCTGAGCTGGTCGAGAACCGCCTCTTCCTGGTGGATCTCACCGGCCGCACGCTGCGGCAGGGCATGGCGCTGCTGGGGATCCGCACCCCCGAACGCCTCTGA
- the lysS gene encoding lysine--tRNA ligase: MPTVAQSTTETDWVSRFADEVIAESERRAPGKRIVVASGISPSGPIHLGNLREVMTPHLVADEIRRRGHEVRHLISWDDYDRFRKVPLGIEGVDESWGEHIGRPLTSVPAPKGSPYPNWAEHFKAALITSLDELGVVYEGISQTEMYTSGAYREQVLLAMRHRADIDEILGRYRTKKTAGGKKSQKPVDEAELEAAEGSGAAGEDDGTGSTGYFPYKPYCGNCDRDLTVVSAYDDSTTELTYNCTACGFTETVRLNEFDRGKLVWKVDWPMRWAYEGVVFEPSGVDHSSPGSSFQVGEFICPLFGWERPIGPMYAFVGISGMAKMSSSKGGVPTPADALKIMEAPLLRWLYARRRPNQSFKIAFDQEIQRLYDEWDKLAAKVADGSVLPADAAAHSRAVRTAEGELPTTPRPMPYRTLASVVDITGGHDEQTIRILSELDPANPVGSLDEVRPRLDRAENWITTQVPADARTVVRSTPDAELLSSLDDGARRSLELLVDGLDSHWSLEGLTTLVYGVPKVMAGLAPDAKPTPELKVAQREFFALLYRLLVTRETGPRLPTLLLAVGAERVRKLVTG; encoded by the coding sequence GTGCCGACCGTGGCTCAGAGCACCACCGAGACCGACTGGGTCTCCCGTTTCGCCGACGAGGTCATCGCGGAATCGGAGCGGCGTGCCCCGGGCAAACGAATCGTCGTCGCGTCCGGGATCTCCCCCTCCGGGCCGATCCACCTGGGCAATCTGCGCGAGGTCATGACCCCGCACCTGGTCGCCGACGAGATCCGCCGCCGGGGCCACGAGGTCCGCCATCTGATCTCCTGGGACGACTACGACCGCTTCCGGAAGGTGCCGCTCGGCATCGAGGGCGTCGACGAATCCTGGGGCGAGCACATCGGCCGGCCGCTGACCTCGGTGCCCGCGCCCAAGGGCTCCCCGTACCCGAACTGGGCCGAGCACTTCAAGGCCGCGCTGATCACCTCGCTCGACGAGCTGGGCGTGGTGTACGAGGGCATCAGCCAGACCGAGATGTACACCTCGGGCGCCTACCGCGAGCAGGTCCTGCTCGCGATGCGGCACCGGGCGGACATCGACGAGATCCTCGGCCGCTACCGTACGAAGAAGACCGCGGGCGGCAAGAAGTCGCAGAAGCCGGTCGACGAGGCCGAGCTGGAAGCGGCGGAGGGCTCCGGCGCGGCCGGTGAGGACGACGGCACGGGATCGACCGGCTACTTCCCGTACAAGCCGTACTGCGGAAACTGCGACCGTGACCTGACGGTCGTGTCCGCCTACGACGACTCCACCACCGAGCTCACGTACAACTGCACCGCCTGCGGTTTCACCGAGACCGTCCGGCTGAACGAGTTCGACCGCGGCAAGCTGGTGTGGAAGGTCGACTGGCCGATGCGCTGGGCCTACGAGGGCGTGGTCTTCGAGCCGTCCGGCGTCGACCACAGCTCCCCGGGCTCCTCCTTCCAGGTCGGCGAGTTCATCTGCCCGCTGTTCGGCTGGGAGCGGCCGATCGGCCCGATGTACGCCTTCGTCGGCATCAGCGGCATGGCGAAGATGTCCTCCTCCAAGGGCGGGGTGCCGACCCCGGCGGACGCCCTGAAGATCATGGAGGCGCCGCTGCTGCGCTGGCTGTACGCGCGCCGCCGCCCCAACCAGTCGTTCAAGATCGCCTTCGACCAGGAGATCCAGCGGCTGTACGACGAGTGGGACAAGCTCGCGGCCAAGGTCGCCGACGGCTCCGTGCTGCCCGCCGACGCCGCGGCCCACAGCCGGGCGGTACGCACCGCGGAGGGTGAGCTTCCGACGACGCCGCGCCCGATGCCGTACCGCACCCTGGCCTCGGTCGTCGACATCACCGGCGGCCATGACGAGCAGACCATCCGCATCCTCAGCGAACTGGACCCGGCGAATCCGGTCGGCTCCCTGGACGAGGTGCGGCCGAGGCTCGACCGCGCCGAGAACTGGATCACGACCCAGGTCCCGGCGGACGCCCGTACCGTCGTCCGGTCCACCCCGGACGCCGAACTGCTGTCGTCCCTGGACGACGGTGCCCGCCGCTCGCTGGAGCTGCTGGTGGACGGGCTGGACTCGCACTGGTCGCTGGAGGGTCTGACCACCCTGGTGTACGGCGTCCCGAAGGTGATGGCCGGCCTGGCGCCGGACGCCAAGCCGACGCCGGAGCTGAAGGTCGCGCAGCGGGAGTTCTTCGCCCTGCTGTACCGGCTGCTGGTGACCCGGGAGACGGGGCCGCGGCTGCCGACGCTGCTGCTGGCGGTGGGGGCGGAGCGGGTGCGCAAGCTGGTGACGGGATAG
- a CDS encoding phosphotriesterase family protein has product MPATLRTVTGPLAVTAVTGPVLPHEHLVLDLDRTGEGAAVLDAERHAPAVVMELSHLREVYGLSLVADLTCRGMGRDTAALARISRASGVPVIAGTGWYYEPYHPPEIAASDVEHLTETLIAEITHGIPDASGPPPRPDIPDIPDASGVSPRPGTTGTSAPVRPGVIGEIGTGGERPTEPETRVLRAAARAALATGLSVATHARLGRGGLAQLDVLTGEGLPPDRISIGHQDLLDDPATHRILAASGAYVAFDTIGKETYHPDTTRLRLLLALLNAGHANRALLSCDISRHAYLRAAGGRGYGHLFTGFLPALRAAGADEDLIALLTRRNALRFLTAGATT; this is encoded by the coding sequence ATGCCCGCCACGCTCCGGACGGTGACCGGCCCACTCGCGGTCACCGCGGTGACCGGCCCGGTGCTCCCCCATGAGCATCTCGTTCTCGATCTGGACCGTACGGGAGAGGGCGCGGCGGTTCTGGACGCGGAGCGCCACGCCCCGGCGGTCGTCATGGAACTTTCCCACCTGCGCGAGGTGTACGGGCTCTCCCTCGTCGCCGATCTGACCTGCCGCGGAATGGGCCGGGACACCGCCGCCCTGGCCCGGATCTCCCGTGCTTCAGGGGTGCCGGTGATCGCCGGGACGGGCTGGTACTACGAGCCGTACCACCCGCCCGAGATCGCGGCCTCCGATGTCGAGCACCTCACCGAGACCCTGATCGCCGAGATCACTCACGGCATCCCCGACGCCTCGGGCCCGCCCCCGCGCCCCGACATCCCCGACATCCCCGACGCCTCGGGAGTATCGCCCCGCCCCGGCACCACCGGGACCTCCGCGCCGGTCCGCCCCGGCGTCATCGGCGAGATCGGCACCGGGGGCGAGCGCCCGACCGAGCCGGAGACCCGGGTCCTGCGGGCGGCGGCCCGGGCGGCCCTGGCCACGGGCCTCTCGGTCGCCACCCATGCCCGCCTGGGCCGCGGCGGCCTGGCCCAGCTCGACGTACTGACCGGCGAGGGCCTGCCCCCGGACCGGATCAGCATCGGCCACCAGGACCTCCTGGACGACCCCGCGACCCATCGCATCCTGGCGGCGAGCGGCGCGTACGTGGCCTTCGACACGATCGGCAAGGAGACCTACCACCCCGACACCACCCGCCTCCGCCTCCTCCTGGCCCTCCTGAACGCGGGCCACGCGAACCGCGCCCTGCTGAGCTGCGATATCTCGCGCCACGCCTATCTGAGGGCGGCGGGCGGGCGTGGCTACGGCCACCTGTTCACCGGCTTCCTCCCTGCCCTGCGCGCGGCGGGCGCGGACGAAGACCTGATCGCCCTGCTGACCCGCCGCAACGCGCTGCGCTTCCTCACGGCGGGCGCAACGACGTAA
- a CDS encoding YhfT family protein: MTAPGLDLALPQQLTVIAVCALTAVVAHLALAVFNDGVRPFLLDFVHGRATRGATTAVSFGLSAGFVFGLGAPLALSTGVLNPWLLFLPTDVLGLLAPRKWLAALLGGGWGAVVVFGLDGANAVAGGLPVDVLTALRQLSTPILFLFALFPVLAITRQFGRGWGGVAGAVELALVIATMKLWPDMFAGALAMAVGVLLLIALAVAKDVRAGASPGAADGSPLASLFSTGAARLRRHLPLFVLLGAALAVLAQSHVFGGGEATGFLIARGDHTAAAQVDFYRAFGFLPLIATTALASGAYGIAGFTFVYPLGYLMPNPYAAALAGAAVFAAEVLALSAVGRFLGRLPSVRDCSEHLRAAIGETLQLALLFGSLLAANAMGGGLGILLVGGLYLLNEAMGRPVIRMAAAPAAVLAGGALLNVLYWLHLFTPPTA, encoded by the coding sequence ATCACCGCACCCGGCCTGGACCTCGCACTCCCCCAGCAACTGACCGTCATCGCCGTCTGCGCGCTGACCGCCGTTGTCGCCCATCTCGCCCTGGCGGTCTTCAACGACGGCGTACGCCCCTTCCTCCTCGACTTCGTCCACGGGCGCGCCACGCGTGGTGCGACGACCGCCGTGTCCTTCGGGCTCTCGGCGGGCTTCGTCTTCGGCCTCGGCGCGCCCCTGGCCCTGTCGACGGGCGTCCTCAATCCATGGCTGCTGTTCCTCCCGACCGATGTCCTGGGGCTGCTGGCGCCCCGGAAATGGCTGGCGGCGCTGCTCGGCGGCGGGTGGGGTGCGGTCGTGGTCTTCGGTCTGGACGGCGCGAACGCCGTCGCCGGCGGTCTGCCCGTGGACGTCCTGACCGCGCTGCGGCAGTTGTCGACGCCGATCCTGTTCCTGTTCGCGCTCTTCCCGGTCCTGGCGATCACCCGGCAGTTCGGGCGGGGGTGGGGCGGGGTGGCGGGTGCCGTCGAACTCGCCCTGGTCATCGCCACGATGAAGCTCTGGCCCGATATGTTCGCGGGGGCACTGGCGATGGCCGTCGGTGTTCTGCTGCTGATCGCGCTGGCGGTCGCGAAGGATGTACGGGCCGGAGCCTCCCCGGGCGCGGCGGACGGGTCCCCGCTGGCCTCCCTCTTCAGCACCGGAGCGGCCCGGCTCCGCCGCCATCTGCCGCTGTTCGTGCTGCTGGGCGCGGCACTGGCGGTCCTGGCCCAGAGCCATGTCTTCGGCGGCGGCGAGGCCACCGGCTTCCTTATCGCCCGGGGCGATCACACGGCCGCGGCGCAGGTCGACTTCTACCGTGCCTTCGGCTTTCTGCCGCTGATCGCGACGACGGCGCTGGCCTCGGGGGCGTACGGGATCGCGGGCTTCACCTTCGTGTATCCGCTCGGCTATCTGATGCCGAACCCGTACGCGGCGGCGCTCGCGGGCGCGGCGGTGTTCGCCGCCGAGGTGCTGGCGCTGTCGGCGGTGGGCCGGTTCCTCGGCCGGCTTCCGTCCGTACGGGACTGCTCGGAGCACCTCCGGGCCGCGATCGGCGAAACCCTGCAACTCGCCCTCCTCTTCGGTTCGCTGCTGGCGGCGAACGCGATGGGCGGCGGTCTGGGGATCCTGCTGGTCGGGGGCCTGTATCTGCTGAACGAGGCGATGGGGAGACCAGTGATCCGGATGGCGGCGGCACCGGCGGCGGTGCTGGCCGGGGGTGCGCTCCTCAATGTCCTGTACTGGCTGCACCTGTTCACGCCGCCCACGGCCTGA
- a CDS encoding DUF2620 domain-containing protein: protein MTRHRILTGGIGKTEVADAIGRLGLEGVEITVSSDLDAAMKLPAGQADYYLGTCHTGAGASLGVLVGLLGRPACHTFGRSVPTEDEARSLLDGGKRVFGFALDRLESVVPVIARAIAGRAV from the coding sequence ATGACCCGGCACCGGATCCTCACCGGCGGCATCGGCAAGACCGAGGTCGCCGACGCGATCGGACGACTCGGCCTCGAAGGCGTCGAGATCACCGTCTCCAGCGATCTGGACGCGGCGATGAAACTGCCCGCCGGACAGGCGGACTACTACCTCGGTACCTGTCATACGGGCGCGGGGGCGTCCCTCGGGGTGCTCGTCGGTCTGCTGGGGCGGCCGGCGTGCCACACCTTCGGCCGGTCGGTGCCCACGGAGGACGAGGCCCGGTCGCTGCTCGACGGCGGGAAACGGGTGTTCGGCTTTGCGCTGGACAGGCTGGAGTCGGTGGTTCCGGTGATCGCCCGCGCGATCGCGGGGCGCGCGGTCTGA
- a CDS encoding PRD domain-containing protein — protein MDDELARRIALFRQDGRVRPEVADFVSAELGALAAEGRTVTEATAGLLTSHLMLALTRLVDSVPITGFPADPAIAAELAAHPEAVDRARSLAGRARRELGAELPESEIGFLGLHLAALATATAEEQPPAAKEQQES, from the coding sequence TTGGACGATGAGCTGGCCCGCCGGATCGCCCTTTTCCGCCAGGACGGCCGGGTACGTCCCGAGGTCGCCGACTTCGTCAGCGCCGAACTGGGCGCCCTCGCCGCCGAAGGCCGTACCGTCACCGAGGCGACCGCGGGACTGCTGACCAGCCATCTCATGCTGGCCCTCACCCGGCTCGTCGACTCCGTGCCCATCACCGGATTCCCCGCCGACCCGGCGATCGCGGCCGAACTCGCCGCCCACCCCGAGGCCGTCGACCGAGCCCGCTCCCTGGCCGGCCGCGCCCGGCGCGAACTCGGCGCCGAACTGCCCGAATCCGAGATCGGCTTCCTCGGTCTGCATCTGGCCGCCCTGGCCACGGCCACCGCCGAAGAGCAACCCCCGGCAGCGAAGGAGCAGCAGGAATCATGA